DNA sequence from the bacterium genome:
CCAAACAGACTGTGCTGAAAGAAAAGCTGACCCTGATCCGGCCGCTGGCCCTGGTCTGGAAAGAGGACATTGACCTTTATGCCAGGGAACGGTTCGGCAAACTCCCTAAGTTCAAATGCCCGGGGAGCAAAGATTCCAAAAGAGCCTTCATCAAGTCCCTGGTCAAAAAACTGGCAAAACAGAACCCCAAGACCAAAGCCAATGTTTTGAAGGCCATAACAAATCCAAAAATCGAGTATTTGCCGTTATTGTAAAGCTTTCCGCCCATGGAACAAAAATCAACTATGCACAAACTGTCCATTATCGTTCCCGCGCATAATGAAGAGAAGTATTTGCCAAAGTGCCTGGATTCTATCTCTGTGGCCGCTTCTAATATTGCGCACCCTGTTGAATTGATCGTCTCGTTAAACCGCTGCACCGATCAGACAGAACCTATTGCCAAGCGTTATGGAGCGATCACTGTCCGCGAAGACGCGAGGAATATCGCCCGCATTCGCAATGCTGGAGTTGCTGCAGCAACTGGAGATGTCGTGATAACAATGGACGCTGACAGCTGGATGGCGCCCAACATGCTTCAGGAAGTGATCCGGCTTTTAGAAACCCGGCAGTATATCGGCGGCGGTGTGGATATCCGGCCCGAACGGTTATCCACCGGGATCGTTTTCAGTCTGCTGATGGTGGTCCCCTATCTTCTGAGAGCAGGCGTTTCCGGAGGGATGTTCTGGTTGTATAAATCCGATTTCCAAGCAATTGGCGGGTTTGATGAAGGCCGCGTGAGCGCCGAGGATTACCATTTTGCAGTTAAGTTAAAGGCATATGGGCGCCGGAAGGGGTTGAGGTATGGTACTATTAATAAAGCGCACATTGTCTCTTCCTGCCGCAAGTTCGACCAATGGGGCGA
Encoded proteins:
- a CDS encoding glycosyltransferase — protein: MEQKSTMHKLSIIVPAHNEEKYLPKCLDSISVAASNIAHPVELIVSLNRCTDQTEPIAKRYGAITVREDARNIARIRNAGVAAATGDVVITMDADSWMAPNMLQEVIRLLETRQYIGGGVDIRPERLSTGIVFSLLMVVPYLLRAGVSGGMFWLYKSDFQAIGGFDEGRVSAEDYHFAVKLKAYGRRKGLRYGTINKAHIVSSCRKFDQWGDWYLFKNPKLVKDIFDGRNQQAADDFYYDAKR